The genomic region CGTCACGAAGCCGGCGACCGCCAGCGGCACGGCGATCGCGTTGTAGCCGAAGGCGATGGCGAAATTCTCGAGCACCCGGCGGCGGGCGGCCCGCGCCACGTCGATCGCCTCCACCACCGGCTCAAGACGCGCGCCCTGGAAGACGAGGTCGGCCGCCGCATGGGTGATGTCGACGGCCTCGGCCGGCGACATCGACACGTCCGCCGCCTTGAGCGCCGGGGCGTCGTTGAGGCCGTCGCCCACCATCAGCACCCGCCTTCCCTCCTCCTTCAGCTTCGTGATGGCGGCGATCTTGTCCTGCGGCTTCAGCCCGCCGCGCCAGTCGGCGATGCCGAGCCGGGCCGCCACCGCCTCCGCCACCGCCGGCCGGTCGCCGGAGAGCATCACGACATGCAGCCCGCGCGCCTTCAATGCCGCGACCGTCTCGCCCGCATCCGCCCGCAGCCGGTCCCGGAATGCGAAGCGCACCGGCTCATGGCCCTCCCAGAGCATCCACAGCTCCGGACCCTCCAGCTTGTCGGTGGGCGGGCGGGACCGCAGCGCACCGAGCTCGGGCAGGATCCATTCGAGCCGCCCGAGACGCAGCCGTCGGCCACCAGCGACGGCCTCCAGCCCCATGCCCGGTTCCTCGCGCACATCTTGAAGCCTGACCGCCGGCCCCCCGGCATCGACCGCCTCCACCAGCGCCCGCGCCAGCGGATGGCCGGAATGACGGGCCAGCGCCGCCGCCAGCGCCAGATCGGCCGCCGCCACCTCATGGGCATTGGCAAGCTGCGGCCGGCCCTCGGAAAGCGTGCCGGTCTTGTCGAGGACGACGGTGTCCACCGTTGCCAGCCGCTCCAAGGCGTCTCCCGACTTGAGAAGGATGCCGCGGCGGAACAGCGCGCCCGAGGCCACCACCTGGACGACGGGCACCGCCAGCCCCAGCGCACAGGGACAGGTGATGATGAGCACGGCGACCGCATTCATCATCGCGCCATACCAGCCGATGCCGCCCACGAGCCACCAGCCGAGGAACGTGCCGGCCGCCAGCAGATGCACGCCCGGGGCATAGATGCGGGCGATGCGGTCGGCCAGCCGCACGAAGCGCGAGCGCGACTGCTCGGCCGCCTCCATCAGCGCGGCGATCTCGGCAATGAGCGTATTCTCGCGCGCGGCCGACACTTCCACCTCGATGGGCCCGGAAAGATTGAGCATGCCGGCATAGACGCGGCTGCCGGGGGCGGCCGGCTCGGGCACGGATTCGCCGGTGATCAGCCCGGCATCCACCTCCGAGCGGCCGGTGCGCACTACGCCGTCGGCCGGCACCCGCATGCCCGGCTGCACGCGCACGACGAGCCCGGGCTTCAGCTGAGCCGCCGGCACGCGCTCCTCGCGTCCATCAGGATGAAGCAGGATCGCCTCCACCTGCTGGAGCGCGAGCAGATCCCGGGCCGCCCGGCTTGCGCGGGCGCGCATGCGCTGATCGAGGGTGCGGCCGATGAGCAGAAAGAACAGCAGTGTGACCGCCGCGTCGAAATAGACATGCACGCCGCCGCGCACCGTCTGGGCGAGCGAGGCGCCGGTCGCCAGCAGCACGGCCAGCGAGATCGGCACGTCCATGTTCATCTGCCGCTTCTTCAGGGCCGCCCAGGCGCTGCGGTAGAAGGGCCGGCCGGCCCAGGCCACGGCAGGCAGCGCGATCAGCGCCGAGAACCAGTGCATGAGCGCCCGCGTCCAGGGCTCCATGTCATCGAACAGCCCCGCCCAGACCGAGATCGACAGCAGCATGATGTTCGCGGCCGCAAACCCCGCCACCGCCATCGCCAGCAGCAGCTCGCGTGTGCTTTTGCGGTCCTCCTCGCCGGCGGCCGCCGCATCGAAGAGGCTGGCGGTAAATCCGAGAGCGGCCAGCCGGTCCTTGAGCGCCGCCGCATCCCACCGCTCGGGCCGGTAGCGGATCCGCACGCGCTTCAAGGACAGATTGGCCCGCACCTCCTCGATCCCGGGAAGCCGGCCGAGCTCGCGCTCGATCTTGGCAATGCAGCCGGCGCAATGCATGCCGGGCACGAGGAAAACCTGCTCGGCCGGCCCGCCCTCGCGGACCGCCGCCGCCGTGGTCTCAGACATCGTGCTCTCGGCATCGCGTGGTGCCATCAGTCCTTCCCTGCCGCCTGAACCGCATCGGGAGCAAGAAACAGGTCGAAGACGCCGCGCCAGCGGTGTCCTGCCGCATCCTCGGCCTCTACCACCGCCTGCCACTTGCCGAGTCGCGGCAGGCGGATACCCGCACCATAGACGCCGGGTACCGCCGGATCCGCCGCCAGCGTCACCTCACGGTCCTCCCGCGCGTTCACGGGCGAGCGCATCGTCACCCGGATCGCAAGCCCGTCGAGCGGCCGGCCGTCCGCGCGCTGCGCATCGACCCGCAGCAAACGATCCAGACCATCCACGCCCGAGGCGGCAAGCGAAAGTTCCATGCGCCAGCCGAGGGCCCGCTGGGCACGGGCCGCGGCGAGACGGTCGTTGTAATGAACGCCGCGCCGATAGGCGTCCGGCTCGTCGAGGCCATCGAAGGTCCGGGCCGCCATCCACATCATGATCCCGTTCGCGGCGAACACGACGCCGAAGAAGGCGAGCATGCCGAACAGCACGTGCCGGCCGGTGATCCGGCGCCCCGGCCCGTCGTCATGGCGATCGCCTGCCTGCATGCCGATCCTCCCTTCGCGTCGCGCCAGAGGCGGCCTCATGGGCGGCGCAGCCGCCTCGGCAGAGTGAAGACGCTCTCGCGCCGCGCCTCGGCCGTCGATGCCGGATCGCGGATGATGAAGGCGACGGGCGCCTCGTGCCCGCCCGCCGCAAGCCGGGCGGCCGCCTCGGCCGGCACCCGTACGAAGAGCCGGAACTCGCCGACCGCATCCGGGCCGACCACGAGCTCGGCCGGGTCGCTCTCGGCGAAGGGCCGGCTGAGCGCATATTCCGGCAATCCCTCGAGCGTCAGCCGGAATCGCCGCTCCTCATGCGCCTTGTTCAGCACCTTGAGCACATAGCCGTTGCGGATGCTGCCGTCCGACAGCCGGACATAGAGGGGATTGCGGTCGTGCAGCACATTGAGCCCGACGTCCGAGCGCGTCAGCAGCGAAAACAGCATGATCCCGCCCACGAGCAGGATCAGCGCGGCATAGATCAGCGTGCGGGGGCGGATCGGCTTGAACGCCAGCCGCTCGCCGGAAGGGGTCGCCAGCGTCGCGTAGCGGATGAGATTGCGCGGGCGACCGACCTTGTCCATGATCTCGTTGCAGGCATCGATGCACAGGGCGCACTGGATGCATTCGAGCTGCGGCCCGTTGCGGATGTCGATGCCCATGGGACACACGACCACGCATTGCCGGCAGTCCACGCAGTCCCCGCGCCCCTCCCAGGGCTCGCCCTTCTTGTGGGGACCGCGCGGCTCGCCGCGCTGTTCGTCGTAGGAAACGAGCAGCGTGTATTCGTCGAACATCGCGCCTTGGATGCGGGGCCAGGGGCACATGTAGATGCAGACCTGCTCGCGCATCAGCCCGCCGAGGGTATAGGTGGTGAAGGTGAAGGCGGCGATGGCGATATAGGCGGGCAGCGGCGCCTCACCCGCGAAGAGCTCGCGCGCGAGGGTCGGCGCATCCGCGAAATAGAACACCCACGCCCCGCCAGTGGCCACCGCGATGGCGAGCCAGATCAGATGGGTGAGCCCCTTCTTCCAGATCTTCTCGAACGTCCAAGGCTGGCGGTCGAGGCGGATGCGCCTGTTGCGGTCGCCCTGGATCCAGCGCTCGACATGGATGAACAGATCCGTCCACACCGTCTGCGGACAGGCATAGCCGCACCACACGCGCCCGAAGAGCGCCGTGACCAGAAAGAGCGCCAGCGCGGCCAGAATCAGCAAACCGGTGAGGTAATAGACCTCCTGCGGCCAGATCTCGATCCAGAAGAAGTAGAAGCGCCGGTGCGGCAGATCGAGCAGCACCGCCTGATCCGGCGCATTCCGTCCGCGATCCCAGCGCAGCCAGGGCAGCAGATAGTAGACGCCGAGCGTCACGATCATCACCGCCCACTTGATCCGGCGGAAGGTGCCATGGGCGAGTTTGGGATGGATGGGCTCGCGCGGAGCATAGAGGCTGTCGCGATGGCGGGCGGGCGCGGCCACCGGCCGACGCGCCCGGCGCATGCGAGGCTGCTCCTTGCGCAAACTTGCCGCGCCCGCACCGCCGGAGGAGCTGGACATCGGGATCTCCCGCACTGGCCACCTTTATTTTCGCCGCGACGCATATGATCGGCGGATGCCCGCACGCAAGGCGCCGCCAACCCGAATTCCTTCGCCGGCCGCGCCGTCACCGGCCGCATCCCGGTCGCCGCGGCGGTCGAGACGAGGCGTTCAGCCGCCCTCGGCCCGCGCCCCGGTCGCCGCCTCCTGCGCCGCCGGCTCGTCCGGCACGCCGCCGCCGAGGCTGTAGACGTAAAGCGCAAGCTCCTTGATCACGGCCTCGCTCAGCCGCTCGCCCCAGGCCGGCATCTGCCCGGCCCGACCCTGGGCGACGGTCTCGAAGATGGTCTTTTCATCTCCGCCGTAGAGCCAGATGTCGTTGGTCAGATCCGGCGCGCCCAGCATGGGATTGCCCTTGCCGTCGGGGCCATGGCAGGCCGAGCAGATGGTGGCGAAGGTTTCCGCACCACGTCTTGCCGCCCCGGGATCGCGCGCGCGGCCCGAAAGCGAGAGCACGTACTGGACAACGTCCTGCACCTGTTCGCGGGTCAGCACGCCATCTTTCAGATAACCCTGCATGACGTTCATGCGCGTCTCGGGATCGGACTCCCAGCGCACGCCATGCTTGATGGTGTAGTAGATGTCCTCCAGATGCCCGCCCCACAGCCATTCGTCGTCATTGAGATTGGGGAAGCCCGGCCCGCCCTCGGCCCCCGTGCCGTGGCAGGGGGCACAGTTGTCGCCGAACGCCGCCCGGCCGCCGGCCAGGGCGAAGGCGGACAGCTCCGGGTCTTCCAGGATCTCCGCGAGCGGCCGGGCCGCGATCGCCTCCTCCATATGCGCGCGCTGGGCGGCCTCTTCAGCCAGTTCGCGCGCGACATCCTGGCGCGGCGTGGTGCCGATGATGCCGCGGGTGTAGGTCCAGCCGTCGCTGCCCGGGATCGGCCAGGACGGATAGAGCACATAGAAGATGATCGAGCCGACGATCGTCGCGTAGAACAGCACCACCCACCAGCGCGGCAGGGGGTTGTCCAGCTCGCGGATGCCGTCCCACTCGTGCCCGGTGGTCTCGACGCCCGTGACCTCGTCGACCGGCCGCCTGTCCGTCATCCCTGTTCCTCCTCGTGCCTGGACGGCGCAGGGGCGCCATCCGGATCGTCATGAAGCGGAAGCTCCGCCATCCGCCGGAACTTGTCGCGGTTGCCGGGCCAGAGCGCGTACATCACGGCGACCGCGAACAGCAGCATGAGCAGGCCGAGGCCCCAGGTGCCGGCGAAATGGACGAGCCGCTCGTACATGCCCACGCGTCCTTCTTCCCATTCCTCCGCGGCTAGCCGGCCCTAGCGGGCGTTATCGCCCTCCTCGACCTTGAAGGCATCGGTGTCCACCAGCGTGCCCAGCATCTGGAGATAGGCGATGAGCGCATCGAGCTCGGAGATCATGCCCGGGTTGCCGTCGAAGTCGCGGATGTTCACCTTCTCGCCGTAGCGCGCGAGCAGTCCGCTCGTATCCGCCATGGGATCGAGCTGGGCGAGCAGATCCTCCTTCGCGTGGGCGATCATCTCGTCGGTATAGGGGACGCCCACCGCCCGATCCGCCGCGAGCCGCTCGGCGATGTGGCGGTAATCCAGCGGCGTTTCGGCAAGGAAGGGATAGCCCGGCATCACCGACTCCGGCACCACCGAGCGGGGATCGGCCATGTGCAGGCGGTGCCACTCGTCGGAATACTTGCCGCCCACGCGCGCGAGATCCGGGCCCGTGCGCTTGGAGCCCCACTGGAAGGGATGGTCGTACATGCTCTCGGCCGCGAGCGAATAATGGCCGTAGCGGTCCACCTCCGAGCGCAGGGAGCGGATCATCTGGCTGTGGCAGACGTAGCAGCCCTCGCGGATGTAGATGTCGCGGCCCATGAGCTCGAGCGGCGTGTAGGGGCGCATGCCCTCCACCTTCTCGATCGCGCTCTTCATCCAGAACAGCGGCACGATCTCCACGAGCCCGCCGATCGAGACCACGATCAGGATCCCGATGAGCAGCGCGAAGGCATTGCGCTCAAGCCAGCCGTGGAAGGACCAGTTCGCCATCTTGCCTGCTCCCTTGCTATCCGGGTTCACGCCGCCGCCGGCGCGAATTCCGCCAGCGGCTCGCGCGCGCGGATGCGGCCCTTGGCGGTCATCCAGATGTTCCACGCCATGATGAGTGCGCCGATGAGGTAGAGGATGCCGCCGATGGCGCGGATCACGTAGTAGGGATGCATCGCCGCCACCGTCTCCGCGAAGGAGTACTCAAGGAAACCCAGCGCGTCATAGGAGCGCCACATCAGCCCCTGCATGATGCCCGAGACCCACATCGCGGTGATGTAGAGCAGGATGCCCAGCGTCGACAGCCAGAAGTGCCACTCCACCAGCGCCAGCGAGTAGAGGCGCTTTCTGCCGAACACCCAGGGCGCAAGGCAGTAGAGGGCGCCGAAGGAGACGAAGCCGACCCACCCCAGCGCGCCCGAGTGCACATGGCCCACCGTCCAGTCGGTGTAGTGGGACAGACTGTTGACCCAGTGCATGGACATCGCCGGCCCCTCGAACGTGCTCATCCCGTAGAAGGCCACCGAGACCACCAGCATCCGGATCACCGGGTCGGTGCGCAGCTTGTCCCAGGCGCCCTTGAGCGTCAGAAGGCCGTTCAGCATCCCGCCCCAGGACGGCATCCACAGCATCACCGAGAAGGTGGCGCCAAGCGTCTGCGCCCACATCGGCAGCGCCGTGTAGTGCAGATGGTGCGGACCGGCCCAGATGTAGAGGAAGATCAGCGCCCAGAAATGGATGATCGACAGCCGGTAGGAATAGACCGGCCGCTCGGCCCGCTTGGGCACGAAGTAGTACATGATCCCCAGGAAACCGGCGGTCAGGAAGAACCCGACGGCGTTGTGCCCGTACCACCACTGGATCAGCGCATCCTGGGCGCCGGCATAGAGGATCACGGATTTCGAGGAGAAGGGCGAGACCGGCACCGCCATGTTGTTGCCGAGATGCAGCATGGCGATGGTGACGATGAAGGCCAGATAGAACCAGTTCGCGACATAGATGTGCGGCTCCTTTCGGCGCGCGAGCGTGCCGAGGAAGACGAGCAGGTAGACGACCCACACGATCGTCAGCCACAGATCCGCGAGCCACTCCGGCTCGGCATATTCCTTGGACTGGGTGACCCCCATCAGATAGCCGGTCGCCGCCAGCACGATGAAGAAGTTGTAGCCCCAGAACACGAACCAGGGCGCAATCTCGCCGGCAAGCCGCACCCGGCAGGTGCGCTGGACGACCCAGAAGCTCGTCGCGATCAGGACGTTGCCGCCGAAGGCGAAGATGGCGGCCGAGGTGTGCAGCGGCCGCAGCCGGCCGAAATTGGTGACGGCATGGTCGAGATTGAGCGCCGGAAACGCCAGCTCCAGCGCCACATAGACGCCGACGAGAAAGGCGACGATGCCCCAGAAGACGCTCGCCACCACGCCGTACTTGACGATCGTGACATTGTAGCGGCTGCGGTCGGCGGGCGGACGGAAGGCCGCGACCTGCGCGATTCCGACGCCGAAGAACACGGCGAACAGCAGCGCGTGAACCTGCATCGGCACATCGAGAGCGTGGGCCGCGGTATACAGCGCCCATATGAGTCCCAGCACGAACAGCGCGATGGTGCCGATCTGCGCCGGTCCCAACCCCGTCTCGCGCGATGCCTCCATGAGCCTTCTCCCGTCTGGAACGATCGGCGGTGATGCCGTCCTGCCTGCCGTCCCGGCGAATCGCATAAGACGCCCGCACCGGAAGCCGGGTGCTTCATGCCCAAAGCTTCGGCGCCGTGAATTGATCTGGATCAAATCGCGAAACGGTGCCGGCGTGCAAGGAGCACCGCCCCGGTGTTCCACAAATGCGCCCACGATGCTACACCCTCCCGGAATGGAGAGCCCGCCGCGACGGGGCGATGGCATGACGAGGGCGGCAGACATCGCGAAGGGCTGGCTGGAGCGGTTGTCGCGGCCGCGCGGCATCGTGCCGGTTGACGAGAACACGCCCCTGCCCTGGCCGGAAGCGGAAATGCTGAGGGAATGGTGGTTCGCCGCCCGGCGGCCCGGGGGACTGCCGAGCCCGGCGGACATCGACCCGAAGCGCTTCGGATCCGCCCTTGCCCGGCTCATCCTCCATGAGGTGGAGCCGGGCCGGCCGGCTTTCCGCGTGCGCCTTGCGGGCGAAGAGTACACGGCGCTCATGGGACGTCAGCCGAAGGGCATGACCTTCGACCAGCTTCCCGCCGCCAGCGGTCTCAGGCGGCGCTACATGTGGGCGGTGCGCAACCGCCGCCCCTATTATACGCGGCCCCTGCGCCTCTCCTGGGCGGCGCGGCCCTGGCGCCACTATCAGGCCTTGGTGATGCCGCTGTCCTCCGATGGCGAGCGGGTGGACGCAATCCTTTCGCTCGGTCGCTTCTTTTGAATGCGTGCCGCCGGTTCTCCCGACATGAGCGCGATGGAGGACGCGGTCGGGTTTCGGGAACGGCCGGCCCGAAAGACATCCGGCCGAATTTCGTTATTGCGACGCATTCGCAGTTCTGATATGGGCCGCGGTGATGACGGGTCCGCCGGTCGGGCCAGCCCGGTCCCGAGCCCCTTCCGCAGAAGGATTTGCCGATGTCGAATCCGCTTTCCGTTCCGCTTCGTCTCGCCCTCATCCGGCTTGCCGCGGTGCTCCTGATCCCGGCCTTGTGGGCTGGCGCGGCCGCCGCTGGTCAGCATGCCGACGCGCAGGCGGCGAACACCGCAAAGGTCGAGACGCCATCGGCCGGCGTCGTCGAGGACGCCGAGGCGCTCTGGCAGCTGCTCGACTACATCGCCGTGGACTACGCCGGGGCGGTGGCGGACGGAAAGGTCATCAATCCGGCGGAATACGCGGAAATGGAGGAATTCGCGCAGCTCGTCCGCCGTCAAACGCAGCGGCTCGAGGCGGCAAGCCCTGTCGGCGCCGGAGCGGGCGCACTGGCGCCCATGGCCGAGGCGCTGGCCCGGGCGGTGGCGGAGAAGGCGCCGGCCAGCACCGTTTCGACCCTCGCCCGCCAGCTCGCAGCGGCGCTGGCGGAACGCTTCGATCTCACCCTCGCTCCCACGCGCGCGCCCGATCTGTCGCGCGCGGCCGCGCTCTACCGGGACAACTGCGCGTCCTGCCACGGCGCGGCCGGTGCCGGCGACGGGCCGCTGGCGCAGGACATGGACCCGCCGCCCATCGCCTTCACCGACCGCTCGCGGGCGGAAGAGCGCAGCCTCGCCTCCTATTTCGCGACGATCAGCCGCGGCGTCGACGGCACGGCGATGCCCGCCTTCGCCCATCTGGACGCGCAGGAGCGCTGGGCGCTCGCCTTCCATGTGGGCGGCTTCGCCTATCCGGAGGGGCTTGCGGCCGAGGGGCGGCGCCTGTGGGAGAGGGACCGCACGCTTCGTGCCGCGATCCCGAATCTCGAGGCGCTGACCGCGCTAACACCGGCGGAGCTTGCCGCGCGCATCGGCGCGGACCGGACGGCCGCCCTGCTCGCCTTTCTGCGGCGCCACCCGGCTGCGGTCATGGCCGCAAGCGCGACGACGCTCGCCCTCGCCCGCACCCGACTGGAGGAGGCGCTCGCGCTTTATCGCAAAGGCGACCGGACGGCCGCGGCGCGGGCGGCGCTCGCCGCCTATCTCGACGGCGTCGAGCCGGTCGAGCCCCTGCTCAAGGCGCGTGCACCGGAGCTCGTGCCCGCGATCGAGCAGACGATGGCCGCGGTGCGGCGCGCGATCAGCAACGACGAGGGCCTGCCGGCGCTGGAGGCCGCCGTCGCCGCCGCGCGCGCCGAACTCGATACCGCCGAGCGCCTGCTCGGCTCCACCTCCACCGCGGACCGGCTCACCACCGCCACCGCCGCGTTCACGATCCTGCTGCGCGAAGGCCTGGAGGCGCTGCTGCTCGTCGTCGCCATGGTGACCTTTCTGGCGAAGGCCGGCCGGCGCGAGATGCTGGCCTGGGTCCACGGCGGCTGGATTGCGGCGCTCGCCGCCGGCTTCGCCACCTGGCTCCTCGCCACCCGTCTCATCACCATCAGCGGCGCGACCCGCGAGCTGACGGAAGGGCTCGGCGGGCTGCTCGCCGCGATCGTGCTGGTCTCGGTGGGCGTGTGGATGCACGGCCGCGCGACGGCCGCCGGCTGGCAGCGCTACATCGCCGAGACCATGCAGCGTGCGCTGTCGCGCCGCTCGGCCTGGTTTCTTGCCGCGCTCGCCTTCCTCGTCGTCTACCGCGAGGCCTTCGAGACGATCCTCTTCTACGTCGCGCTCTGGAGCGAGGGCCAGCGCGCGGCGGTGGCCGGCGGTGCGGCGGCCGGCGCGGGCGCGCTTTTCGTCATCGCGCTGGCAGCGGTGCGGTTCGCGCGCCGGCTTCCGATCCGCGCCTTCTTCGTCGTGAGCTCCTGGCTGATCGCGGTGCTCGCCATCGTGCTCGCCGGCAAGGGGGTGGCGGCGCTGCAGGAGGCGGGCTGGATCGGGGCGACCCCCCTGCCCGGCCTGCCGCGGATCGACTGGGTCGGTCTCTTCCCGACGCGCGAGACGCTGTTCACGCAGCTTGCCGTCGTGCTTGCGACTTTCGGCGCCTTCGCCTGGCAGAGCCGGCGCGAGATGCGCAGGCGGGGGGACGCCGCCGCGGGGTGACCGCGGCACACGGCGCCGTCCCGTGCAAGGCGCGGCGGTCTCAGCGCCGGGTGACGTCGTGCTCGGGGTCGAGGAGGCGGTGGAGGTGGACGATGACGTATTTCATCAGCGCATCGTCGACATGGGCCTGGCTTGCCGCCTGCCAGGCCTTGAAGGCCTCCCGGTAATTCGGAAAGATCCCGACGATGTCGAGCTTCGAAAGGTCCTCGAATTCGAGGCCCTGCGGATCCTTCACCCGGCCGCCGAAGACGAGGTGAAGGAGCGGTTTTTCCGTCGTCGTTCCGGACTCGCCCATCGCATCCGTCCCC from Rhodothalassiaceae bacterium harbors:
- a CDS encoding copper-translocating P-type ATPase, which translates into the protein MSETTAAAVREGGPAEQVFLVPGMHCAGCIAKIERELGRLPGIEEVRANLSLKRVRIRYRPERWDAAALKDRLAALGFTASLFDAAAAGEEDRKSTRELLLAMAVAGFAAANIMLLSISVWAGLFDDMEPWTRALMHWFSALIALPAVAWAGRPFYRSAWAALKKRQMNMDVPISLAVLLATGASLAQTVRGGVHVYFDAAVTLLFFLLIGRTLDQRMRARASRAARDLLALQQVEAILLHPDGREERVPAAQLKPGLVVRVQPGMRVPADGVVRTGRSEVDAGLITGESVPEPAAPGSRVYAGMLNLSGPIEVEVSAARENTLIAEIAALMEAAEQSRSRFVRLADRIARIYAPGVHLLAAGTFLGWWLVGGIGWYGAMMNAVAVLIITCPCALGLAVPVVQVVASGALFRRGILLKSGDALERLATVDTVVLDKTGTLSEGRPQLANAHEVAAADLALAAALARHSGHPLARALVEAVDAGGPAVRLQDVREEPGMGLEAVAGGRRLRLGRLEWILPELGALRSRPPTDKLEGPELWMLWEGHEPVRFAFRDRLRADAGETVAALKARGLHVVMLSGDRPAVAEAVAARLGIADWRGGLKPQDKIAAITKLKEEGRRVLMVGDGLNDAPALKAADVSMSPAEAVDITHAAADLVFQGARLEPVVEAIDVARAARRRVLENFAIAFGYNAIAVPLAVAGFVTPLIAAVAMSSSSLTVTLNALRLRLAGGRAVADGRGPRAEPGPLAPAA
- the fixN gene encoding cytochrome c oxidase subunit 1 translates to MEASRETGLGPAQIGTIALFVLGLIWALYTAAHALDVPMQVHALLFAVFFGVGIAQVAAFRPPADRSRYNVTIVKYGVVASVFWGIVAFLVGVYVALELAFPALNLDHAVTNFGRLRPLHTSAAIFAFGGNVLIATSFWVVQRTCRVRLAGEIAPWFVFWGYNFFIVLAATGYLMGVTQSKEYAEPEWLADLWLTIVWVVYLLVFLGTLARRKEPHIYVANWFYLAFIVTIAMLHLGNNMAVPVSPFSSKSVILYAGAQDALIQWWYGHNAVGFFLTAGFLGIMYYFVPKRAERPVYSYRLSIIHFWALIFLYIWAGPHHLHYTALPMWAQTLGATFSVMLWMPSWGGMLNGLLTLKGAWDKLRTDPVIRMLVVSVAFYGMSTFEGPAMSMHWVNSLSHYTDWTVGHVHSGALGWVGFVSFGALYCLAPWVFGRKRLYSLALVEWHFWLSTLGILLYITAMWVSGIMQGLMWRSYDALGFLEYSFAETVAAMHPYYVIRAIGGILYLIGALIMAWNIWMTAKGRIRAREPLAEFAPAAA
- the fixG gene encoding ferredoxin, with the translated sequence MRRARRPVAAPARHRDSLYAPREPIHPKLAHGTFRRIKWAVMIVTLGVYYLLPWLRWDRGRNAPDQAVLLDLPHRRFYFFWIEIWPQEVYYLTGLLILAALALFLVTALFGRVWCGYACPQTVWTDLFIHVERWIQGDRNRRIRLDRQPWTFEKIWKKGLTHLIWLAIAVATGGAWVFYFADAPTLARELFAGEAPLPAYIAIAAFTFTTYTLGGLMREQVCIYMCPWPRIQGAMFDEYTLLVSYDEQRGEPRGPHKKGEPWEGRGDCVDCRQCVVVCPMGIDIRNGPQLECIQCALCIDACNEIMDKVGRPRNLIRYATLATPSGERLAFKPIRPRTLIYAALILLVGGIMLFSLLTRSDVGLNVLHDRNPLYVRLSDGSIRNGYVLKVLNKAHEERRFRLTLEGLPEYALSRPFAESDPAELVVGPDAVGEFRLFVRVPAEAAARLAAGGHEAPVAFIIRDPASTAEARRESVFTLPRRLRRP
- the ccoO gene encoding cytochrome c oxidase, cbb3-type subunit II, whose product is MANWSFHGWLERNAFALLIGILIVVSIGGLVEIVPLFWMKSAIEKVEGMRPYTPLELMGRDIYIREGCYVCHSQMIRSLRSEVDRYGHYSLAAESMYDHPFQWGSKRTGPDLARVGGKYSDEWHRLHMADPRSVVPESVMPGYPFLAETPLDYRHIAERLAADRAVGVPYTDEMIAHAKEDLLAQLDPMADTSGLLARYGEKVNIRDFDGNPGMISELDALIAYLQMLGTLVDTDAFKVEEGDNAR
- a CDS encoding inositol monophosphatase encodes the protein MGESGTTTEKPLLHLVFGGRVKDPQGLEFEDLSKLDIVGIFPNYREAFKAWQAASQAHVDDALMKYVIVHLHRLLDPEHDVTRR
- a CDS encoding Cbb3-type cytochrome c oxidase subunit, translating into MTDRRPVDEVTGVETTGHEWDGIRELDNPLPRWWVVLFYATIVGSIIFYVLYPSWPIPGSDGWTYTRGIIGTTPRQDVARELAEEAAQRAHMEEAIAARPLAEILEDPELSAFALAGGRAAFGDNCAPCHGTGAEGGPGFPNLNDDEWLWGGHLEDIYYTIKHGVRWESDPETRMNVMQGYLKDGVLTREQVQDVVQYVLSLSGRARDPGAARRGAETFATICSACHGPDGKGNPMLGAPDLTNDIWLYGGDEKTIFETVAQGRAGQMPAWGERLSEAVIKELALYVYSLGGGVPDEPAAQEAATGARAEGG
- a CDS encoding cytochrome oxidase produces the protein MQAGDRHDDGPGRRITGRHVLFGMLAFFGVVFAANGIMMWMAARTFDGLDEPDAYRRGVHYNDRLAAARAQRALGWRMELSLAASGVDGLDRLLRVDAQRADGRPLDGLAIRVTMRSPVNAREDREVTLAADPAVPGVYGAGIRLPRLGKWQAVVEAEDAAGHRWRGVFDLFLAPDAVQAAGKD